In one Nicotiana sylvestris chromosome 8, ASM39365v2, whole genome shotgun sequence genomic region, the following are encoded:
- the LOC104249254 gene encoding protein transport protein Sec61 subunit beta-like, whose protein sequence is MALGGGGPQRGTAAASAANLRRRRTTSGGAAGGAGGTMLQFYTDDSPGLKISPNVVLVMSIGFIAFVALLHVMGKLYFVRKEG, encoded by the coding sequence ATGGCATTGGGTGGAGGTGGTCCACAGAGAGGTACTGCTGCAGCCTCTGCTGCCAACCTACGGCGCAGGAGGACAACTAGTGGTGGAGCTGCTGGAGGAGCCGGTGGTACTATGCTTCAGTTCTACACTGACGATTCCCCAGGACTCAAGATTTCTCCTAATGTTGTGCTTGTGATGAGCATTGGTTTCATAGCTTTTGTTGCACTCCTCCATGTCATGGGTAAGCTGTACTTTGTCCGCAAGGAAGGGTAG